From Bacillus basilensis, a single genomic window includes:
- the pckA gene encoding phosphoenolpyruvate carboxykinase (ATP): MSTVNVQIGLHELLNGSNAQIQLSVPQLVEKVLMRNEGKLTSTGAVSASTGKYTGRSPKDKFIVKEASVADKIAWGAVNQPISEEHFNKLYTKVLEYLKEKEELFVFNGFAGADRNYRLPIQVINEYAWHNLFVHQLFIRPTEEELTTHESEFTIVSAPNFKADPAVDGTNSEAFIMVSFEKRIVLIGGTEYAGEMKKSIFSIMNFLLPEQDILSMHCSANVGEEGDVALFFGLSGTGKTTLSADPNRKLIGDDEHGWSDNGVFNIEGGCYAKCVNLSHEKELQIFDAIKFGSVLENVIINNQTRIADYNDTTLTENTRAAYPMHAIDNIVLPSVAGHPNTIIFLTADASGVLPPISKLSKEQAMYHFLSGYTSKLAGTERGVTSPQATFSTCFGSPFLPLDASRYAEMLGEKIEKHDAKVFLVNTGWTGGEYGVGKRMNLGYTRAMIQAALSGELAKTETAKHNIFGLEVPLHVPGVPDEVLMPEQTWADKAAYKAKAIELANEFKENFKKFDSVSEDIINLGGPIA; this comes from the coding sequence ATGAGTACTGTGAATGTCCAAATTGGTTTACACGAATTATTGAACGGAAGCAATGCACAGATTCAACTAAGTGTTCCGCAATTAGTGGAAAAAGTATTAATGCGAAATGAAGGGAAATTAACTTCGACTGGTGCCGTTTCTGCTTCAACAGGAAAATATACAGGACGTTCTCCTAAAGATAAATTTATTGTGAAAGAAGCATCGGTTGCTGACAAAATTGCTTGGGGAGCTGTGAATCAACCGATTTCTGAAGAACATTTTAATAAATTATATACTAAAGTTTTAGAATACTTAAAAGAAAAAGAAGAGTTATTCGTCTTCAATGGATTTGCAGGCGCTGACCGCAATTACCGCCTACCAATTCAAGTTATTAACGAATATGCATGGCACAATTTATTTGTACATCAATTATTCATTCGTCCAACTGAAGAAGAATTAACAACTCATGAATCAGAGTTCACAATTGTTTCTGCGCCGAATTTCAAAGCTGATCCAGCTGTTGACGGTACAAACTCTGAAGCATTCATTATGGTTTCATTCGAAAAACGTATCGTACTAATTGGTGGTACAGAATACGCTGGAGAAATGAAAAAATCAATCTTCTCTATTATGAACTTCTTACTACCTGAACAAGATATTCTTTCTATGCATTGCTCTGCAAACGTAGGTGAAGAAGGTGACGTAGCACTATTCTTCGGTTTATCTGGAACAGGTAAAACAACATTATCTGCTGATCCAAACCGCAAATTAATCGGTGATGATGAGCATGGTTGGTCTGATAACGGTGTATTCAATATTGAAGGCGGTTGCTACGCAAAATGTGTAAACCTTTCTCACGAGAAAGAACTACAAATTTTCGATGCAATCAAATTTGGATCTGTTTTAGAAAACGTTATCATTAATAACCAAACGCGTATCGCAGACTATAACGATACTACTTTAACAGAAAATACTCGTGCTGCATACCCTATGCATGCGATCGATAATATCGTACTGCCAAGTGTTGCTGGACACCCAAATACAATCATTTTCTTAACTGCTGATGCATCTGGCGTATTGCCTCCAATCAGTAAGTTATCAAAAGAACAAGCTATGTATCATTTCTTAAGTGGTTATACTAGTAAACTAGCAGGAACAGAGCGCGGTGTTACATCTCCGCAAGCAACATTCTCAACTTGCTTCGGTTCACCATTCTTACCACTTGATGCATCTCGCTATGCTGAAATGCTTGGTGAAAAAATTGAGAAACACGATGCGAAAGTATTCTTAGTAAACACTGGCTGGACTGGTGGCGAATACGGCGTTGGAAAACGTATGAACTTAGGTTACACTCGTGCAATGATTCAAGCGGCATTAAGCGGCGAACTTGCGAAAACTGAAACAGCTAAACATAACATCTTCGGTCTTGAAGTTCCACTTCACGTACCAGGTGTACCTGACGAAGTGTTAATGCCTGAACAAACTTGGGCTGATAAAGCTGCTTACAAAGCAAAAGCAATCGAGCTTGCAAATGAATTCAAAGAGAACTTCAAAAAGTTCGACAGCGTATCTGAAGATATTATTAACTTAGGCGGCCCAATCGCTTAA
- a CDS encoding ATP synthase subunit I yields the protein MISMSLRSFKIQSYYILGILLIGWMLTPFSAHFLGAGIGLIVSMYCVWLLGRRIEKLGDSIVKKTKAPTLGMFNRFAAAILGAIIMYEIEHHMVMWAFAVGIMGGYFLIVVNLGYYSMKDEKELTKS from the coding sequence ATGATTAGTATGTCATTAAGGTCATTTAAAATTCAATCGTATTATATACTAGGTATTTTGTTAATAGGATGGATGTTAACACCGTTTTCAGCACATTTTTTAGGCGCTGGAATTGGACTTATCGTAAGTATGTATTGCGTTTGGCTTTTAGGGAGACGAATTGAGAAGCTTGGAGATAGTATCGTAAAGAAAACGAAAGCACCGACGCTCGGTATGTTTAATCGTTTTGCTGCGGCTATTTTAGGTGCTATTATTATGTACGAAATTGAGCACCACATGGTTATGTGGGCATTTGCAGTAGGGATTATGGGCGGCTATTTCTTAATTGTTGTTAATTTAGGATACTATAGCATGAAAGATGAGAAAGAATTAACGAAGAGCTAA
- a CDS encoding DMT family transporter, which yields MRRWGIELLILAVVIIWGINFTIAKYGLLEFTAIEFTALRMISAAPLMLLLTFFIEKSVYMERKDIPRLIIVSVVGIVLYQTLFMETVKYTSATNASLLISISPIFTTVFAIFLKQEKFSSRKFIGSIIAFSGAALVLVAGHSLASSFYGNGIGLITSICWGLYPVLAGPLIKKYSALRVTAWSALVGAMPLLLLSGPYIFIMPFHITHGMTLFALLYSIFFVTVFGLVMWYVGIQKIGASHTMVYMYITPLVAVLFAAVWADEYVSFQQIIGGIIIFFGLWFVKSEKVKVHSTVGNLYQNRKTDHL from the coding sequence ATGAGAAGATGGGGAATTGAGTTATTAATTTTAGCAGTTGTTATTATTTGGGGGATTAATTTTACGATTGCGAAATATGGACTTTTAGAATTTACAGCAATTGAGTTTACTGCACTTCGTATGATATCGGCGGCACCGCTTATGTTACTCCTTACCTTTTTTATTGAAAAGTCGGTTTATATGGAGAGAAAAGATATACCTAGATTAATCATCGTTAGCGTTGTAGGTATTGTACTGTATCAAACGTTATTTATGGAAACTGTCAAATATACATCCGCTACAAATGCCTCTTTACTTATTTCTATTTCACCTATTTTTACAACTGTATTTGCTATTTTCTTGAAACAAGAAAAGTTTTCTTCTCGAAAGTTCATCGGTTCTATCATTGCCTTTAGTGGTGCAGCATTAGTTTTAGTAGCAGGGCATTCACTTGCTAGTTCTTTTTATGGAAATGGAATTGGGCTAATTACATCAATATGCTGGGGGCTTTATCCTGTTTTAGCTGGTCCATTAATTAAAAAATATTCAGCACTACGTGTCACCGCATGGTCAGCACTAGTTGGCGCGATGCCGCTTTTACTTTTAAGTGGACCATACATATTTATAATGCCATTTCACATTACACATGGAATGACACTATTTGCTTTACTATATTCTATTTTCTTTGTAACAGTATTCGGTTTAGTTATGTGGTATGTTGGGATTCAAAAAATTGGGGCGTCACATACGATGGTATATATGTATATAACGCCGCTTGTAGCTGTTTTATTTGCAGCTGTATGGGCAGATGAATATGTATCGTTTCAACAAATAATTGGTGGGATTATTATTTTCTTCGGTTTATGGTTTGTGAAATCGGAGAAAGTAAAAGTGCACTCTACTGTGGGGAACCTATATCAAAATAGGAAAACAGATCACCTATGA
- a CDS encoding iron-sulfur cluster biosynthesis family protein, with amino-acid sequence MYVTVTEAAYKKIMDTIPNEAKYIKLFYDNEGCGCVMSGIIDLVAVAEKDERDVDIESSQFSFIADRTKLVFMDDKLTVDWHEGGGTFQLKSPSQFYNPNMKLHVRV; translated from the coding sequence ATGTACGTTACTGTAACAGAAGCAGCATATAAAAAGATTATGGATACGATTCCAAATGAGGCGAAATATATAAAGTTATTTTACGATAACGAAGGTTGCGGTTGTGTAATGAGCGGAATTATCGATTTAGTAGCTGTAGCAGAAAAAGATGAGCGCGATGTGGATATTGAATCAAGCCAGTTTAGCTTTATCGCAGATCGCACAAAGCTTGTATTTATGGATGATAAGTTAACAGTTGATTGGCATGAAGGTGGAGGAACTTTTCAGCTGAAGAGCCCAAGCCAATTTTATAATCCAAATATGAAGTTACACGTTCGAGTGTAG
- a CDS encoding ATP-binding protein: MNKDDIFKNEEMKALKIFLSLFFIIFFVYDLAYEFIVPLIGGEQEGVGQFEDGLGLWLYFLMVILFCIGVYFMKWKNPFAVKYIILIGYNLLDFIHNFMIYYGSDAEFDGGNIVEGFFILFAPLFVNKRYFWLVPSILVGKYALIGIIIHSSLVLIPMALYSVFTVICWIMFLRFQSYVRTLEMMDKEIQQTEKLATVGKMATVIGYKIKRPLANLKKFVNKQANKYPEDKIYSDIMKQEVERIHTIATELSGFEKSKSLESEIHSIEEIIAYVIRVMGKPALKQGVHIQGIYSKDIPSITCDEKRLKQVFFNLIKNAIEAMLVGGTITIKVTVEDAIIIQVKDEGCGIPKDKIPKLNEAFYTTKETGTGLGLVVTEKIIKDHNGKMSFESEVGVGTTVKVMLPIQ; this comes from the coding sequence ATGAATAAAGACGATATATTTAAAAATGAAGAAATGAAGGCACTGAAAATATTTTTAAGTTTATTTTTTATTATATTTTTTGTATACGATCTTGCCTACGAATTTATTGTACCTTTAATAGGAGGAGAGCAAGAAGGAGTAGGACAATTTGAAGATGGTTTAGGTTTATGGCTGTATTTTCTGATGGTGATCTTATTTTGTATTGGAGTATATTTCATGAAATGGAAGAATCCATTTGCAGTGAAGTATATTATACTAATTGGATATAACCTATTAGATTTTATCCATAATTTTATGATTTACTACGGTAGTGATGCTGAGTTTGATGGTGGGAATATAGTAGAAGGATTTTTTATTTTATTTGCCCCACTCTTTGTGAATAAAAGATATTTTTGGTTAGTTCCGAGCATACTTGTTGGAAAATACGCTCTTATAGGAATCATTATTCACTCTTCACTCGTTTTAATCCCGATGGCATTATATAGCGTATTTACTGTCATATGTTGGATTATGTTTTTGCGGTTTCAATCTTACGTTCGTACGCTTGAGATGATGGATAAAGAAATACAACAAACAGAAAAGCTAGCAACTGTTGGAAAAATGGCAACAGTTATTGGCTACAAAATTAAAAGACCTCTAGCGAATTTGAAGAAATTTGTGAATAAGCAAGCAAATAAATATCCAGAGGATAAAATATATAGTGATATTATGAAACAGGAAGTGGAACGAATTCATACAATCGCTACAGAACTTAGTGGATTTGAGAAATCTAAATCACTAGAATCAGAAATTCATAGTATAGAAGAAATTATCGCTTATGTTATTCGAGTTATGGGAAAGCCTGCTTTAAAGCAAGGAGTTCACATACAAGGTATTTATAGTAAAGACATACCATCGATTACATGCGATGAAAAACGATTAAAACAAGTGTTTTTTAATTTAATTAAAAATGCGATTGAGGCAATGTTAGTTGGCGGAACGATTACGATTAAAGTGACTGTAGAAGATGCAATCATTATTCAAGTTAAGGATGAGGGATGCGGCATCCCAAAAGACAAAATTCCGAAGCTAAATGAAGCCTTTTACACAACGAAAGAAACGGGAACAGGTTTAGGTTTAGTAGTTACAGAAAAAATTATTAAAGACCACAACGGTAAAATGAGTTTTGAAAGTGAAGTTGGGGTTGGGACGACGGTGAAGGTTATGTTGCCGATACAATAA
- a CDS encoding ATP-binding protein, with amino-acid sequence MKESFLSYKEEEKNAKILLWVLYGIVVSYQIFYAIVLENKSLTDKGHSILWQVICGTAILGVNVYLIKKEKANLVKYACVFAYIGIEIINILSYMLYNKAAFDGGNIIEIILIFFVPIFLNKKYFVFVLSTIVGKYVIYLFVLKEVKGFMFLIMYTLVLIAAYIILNRFIQYLSAVKESIKIASESQKLAVIGKMAATVGHEIKNPLASLKGFTQLQREKHGEDPIYKQMIFEIENMNNMISELMEVATCKPSIYKKHNIGEIALQAVTILREKMNESNVQLISNIEEKILEVECDERKIRGVFLYVIKNALEAMEQGGTLELRLENKGQDYVMLSVIDNGYGIKKENLARITEAFYTTKQDKIGLGLTVAHRLVTEQHLGELHISSERDIGTRIDIILPKQRGNSEIQVGEKLGVTI; translated from the coding sequence GTGAAAGAAAGTTTTCTATCATATAAAGAAGAAGAAAAGAATGCAAAAATCCTTTTGTGGGTGCTATATGGCATTGTAGTTTCATACCAAATTTTCTACGCAATCGTATTAGAGAATAAATCGCTAACGGATAAGGGACATAGCATACTATGGCAAGTTATTTGCGGAACAGCAATACTCGGTGTGAATGTATACTTAATAAAAAAAGAGAAAGCGAACCTTGTTAAATATGCATGTGTATTTGCATACATAGGAATAGAAATCATTAATATACTTTCGTATATGCTTTATAATAAGGCGGCATTTGATGGGGGAAATATAATAGAAATTATTCTCATCTTCTTTGTACCTATATTTTTAAATAAAAAATATTTTGTGTTTGTACTTTCAACTATTGTAGGGAAATATGTGATTTATTTATTTGTATTAAAGGAAGTAAAAGGGTTTATGTTCCTCATTATGTATACACTCGTATTAATAGCGGCATACATCATTTTAAATCGATTTATACAATACCTTTCAGCGGTAAAGGAAAGTATTAAGATTGCTAGTGAATCACAAAAATTAGCAGTAATCGGAAAAATGGCAGCGACAGTGGGACATGAAATTAAAAATCCACTTGCTTCATTAAAAGGGTTTACGCAATTACAACGAGAGAAGCATGGGGAGGACCCTATTTACAAACAGATGATTTTTGAAATAGAAAATATGAATAATATGATAAGTGAATTGATGGAGGTTGCTACATGTAAACCCTCTATTTATAAGAAACATAATATAGGTGAAATTGCATTACAAGCAGTAACAATTCTTCGAGAAAAAATGAATGAATCCAATGTTCAGCTTATTTCTAATATCGAAGAGAAGATATTAGAAGTTGAATGTGATGAGCGGAAAATAAGAGGAGTCTTTCTATATGTCATAAAAAATGCTCTGGAGGCAATGGAGCAAGGTGGCACGTTAGAGTTACGGTTAGAAAATAAAGGCCAAGATTATGTAATGCTAAGTGTAATCGATAATGGTTACGGTATTAAGAAGGAAAATTTGGCTCGTATTACAGAAGCCTTTTATACAACGAAACAAGATAAAATTGGCCTGGGACTTACGGTAGCACATCGGCTTGTTACTGAGCAGCATCTTGGTGAATTACATATTTCAAGTGAAAGAGATATTGGAACTAGAATAGATATCATTCTCCCGAAACAACGTGGAAATAGTGAAATCCAAGTGGGAGAAAAGCTAGGAGTTACCATATGA
- a CDS encoding alpha/beta fold hydrolase, which produces MFVTVEKDVHIFVQDVNPGPGSKTVFFVHGWPLNHQMYQYQLNVLPQHGFRCIAMDIRGNGQSDKPWTGYTYDRLADDIAIVLEALQVENATLVGFSVGGALSIRYMSRYNGHRISKLVLVDAVSPSFVKNQESPYGVPKEQADTLINQMYANMPKFLNDVSLSFFNRNLGSATLEWFSYLGMQSASYALIKILQAAANEDVTKDLSKINVPTKIFHGIHDQLIPYKSAELTQRRIKNSQLQPLTNSGHGSPIDQADELNEELIKFLRS; this is translated from the coding sequence ATGTTTGTTACCGTCGAAAAAGATGTGCATATTTTTGTGCAAGACGTGAATCCCGGCCCCGGTAGTAAAACCGTGTTCTTCGTCCACGGCTGGCCTTTAAATCATCAAATGTACCAATATCAGCTCAATGTGTTGCCACAGCATGGTTTCCGCTGCATCGCTATGGATATACGCGGAAACGGGCAATCTGATAAACCGTGGACTGGTTACACATACGATCGTTTAGCAGACGATATCGCCATTGTTCTAGAAGCACTTCAAGTAGAAAATGCTACATTAGTTGGTTTCTCAGTAGGTGGTGCTCTTTCTATTCGGTACATGTCTCGCTATAATGGTCATCGTATTTCTAAACTTGTATTAGTCGATGCTGTTTCCCCCTCTTTCGTTAAAAATCAAGAATCTCCCTATGGTGTCCCAAAAGAACAAGCAGATACCCTTATTAATCAAATGTATGCCAATATGCCTAAATTTTTAAATGACGTATCTTTATCATTTTTTAATAGAAACTTAGGATCTGCTACGTTAGAATGGTTTTCTTATCTCGGTATGCAGTCTGCTTCCTACGCTCTCATCAAAATATTACAAGCAGCCGCAAATGAAGATGTAACGAAAGATTTAAGTAAAATTAACGTCCCAACAAAAATATTCCACGGTATTCACGATCAACTTATCCCTTACAAAAGCGCTGAACTCACACAAAGGCGGATTAAAAACTCTCAGTTACAGCCTCTTACAAATAGTGGTCACGGTTCTCCAATCGATCAAGCGGATGAATTAAATGAAGAACTTATAAAATTTTTACGTTCATAA